A genomic window from Luteolibacter sp. LG18 includes:
- the atpD gene encoding F0F1 ATP synthase subunit beta gives MSNQGTIVQVIGAVIDADFSKAAKLPEIYNALEVSYPLNGVETKLVLEVQQHLGDGWVRAVSMSTSDGLKRGMTLVDTGKAIAVPVGKQVLGRIFNVTGDLVDENVPLADASLRSPIHRPAPSLTEQSANTEILPTGIKVIDLICPLLKGGKGGMFGGAGVGKTVVIMELINNIAKAHGGFSVFAGVGERTREGNDLYWEMIESGVIATEKDENGHIKLDDKGNPVLTEGSKVALCYGQMNEPPGARLRVALSALTMAEHFRDQDNQDVLLFVDNIFRFSQAGSEVSALLGRTPSAVGYQPTLSEEMASLQERITSTNKGSITSIQAVYVPADDLTDPAPANTFAHLDATVVLERSLAEQALFPAVDPLASTSKALAPEVVGAEHYRVARGVQQILQRYKDLQDIIAILGMDELSDADKLTVFRARKIQRFLTQPFHVAEIFTNVPGALVSLEDTVRGFAEIIDGKWDDVPEGNFYMKAGIDTVSRD, from the coding sequence ATGTCCAACCAAGGAACCATCGTCCAGGTCATCGGCGCCGTCATCGACGCCGATTTCTCGAAGGCCGCCAAGCTGCCGGAGATCTACAACGCGCTTGAAGTCAGCTACCCGCTCAATGGCGTGGAGACCAAGCTCGTGCTCGAAGTCCAGCAGCACCTCGGTGACGGCTGGGTCCGCGCCGTGTCCATGTCCACCTCGGACGGTCTCAAGCGCGGCATGACCCTGGTTGACACCGGCAAGGCGATCGCCGTGCCCGTCGGCAAGCAGGTCCTGGGCCGTATCTTCAACGTCACGGGTGACCTGGTGGACGAAAACGTGCCGCTCGCGGACGCTTCCCTGCGCTCCCCGATCCACCGTCCCGCTCCGTCCCTGACCGAGCAGTCCGCGAACACGGAGATCCTTCCGACCGGCATCAAGGTCATCGACCTGATCTGCCCGCTGCTGAAGGGCGGCAAGGGCGGCATGTTCGGTGGCGCGGGCGTGGGCAAGACCGTCGTCATCATGGAGCTCATCAACAACATCGCGAAGGCGCACGGTGGTTTCTCCGTGTTCGCCGGCGTGGGTGAGCGCACCCGTGAGGGCAACGACCTCTACTGGGAAATGATCGAGTCCGGCGTTATCGCCACCGAGAAGGACGAGAACGGCCACATCAAGCTCGATGACAAGGGCAACCCGGTCCTCACCGAGGGCTCCAAGGTGGCCCTCTGCTACGGCCAGATGAACGAGCCGCCAGGTGCCCGTCTCCGCGTCGCGCTCTCCGCCCTGACCATGGCCGAGCACTTCCGCGACCAGGACAACCAGGACGTGCTCCTGTTCGTCGACAACATCTTCCGCTTCTCGCAGGCCGGTTCCGAGGTGTCCGCCCTTCTCGGCCGCACCCCGTCCGCGGTGGGTTACCAGCCGACCCTCTCCGAGGAAATGGCGTCCCTCCAGGAGCGCATCACCTCCACCAACAAGGGCTCCATCACCTCCATCCAGGCGGTGTACGTGCCGGCGGACGACTTGACCGACCCGGCTCCGGCGAACACCTTCGCCCACCTTGACGCGACGGTCGTGCTTGAGCGCTCCCTCGCCGAGCAGGCGCTCTTCCCGGCGGTCGACCCGCTCGCCTCCACCTCCAAGGCCCTCGCGCCGGAAGTCGTGGGTGCCGAGCACTACCGCGTGGCCCGTGGCGTCCAGCAGATCCTGCAGCGCTACAAGGACCTCCAGGACATCATCGCGATTCTCGGCATGGACGAGCTTTCCGACGCGGACAAGCTCACCGTGTTCCGCGCCCGCAAGATCCAGCGCTTCCTCACCCAGCCCTTCCACGTGGCGGAAATCTTCACCAACGTCCCGGGCGCCCTCGTTTCCCTCGAAGACACCGTCCGCGGTTTCGCCGAGATCATCGACGGCAAGTGGGACGATGTGCCGGAAGGCAACTTCTACATGAAGGCCGGCATCGACACCGTCTCCCGCGACTGA
- the atpC gene encoding ATP synthase F1 subunit epsilon, translating to MALHLEVVTPEKKVFSDTVENVYLPGEDGELGILEHHAALVTGLKPGELRYQKAGQTVHLAIGSGFAEVTDTKVVVLTDNALGEAEIDEAKAEAAIHRAEEALKSLDHAADAEEVAHLQGVIAKNLAQLKLKRRHHS from the coding sequence ATGGCCCTCCATCTCGAAGTCGTCACCCCGGAAAAGAAGGTGTTCTCGGACACCGTCGAGAACGTCTACCTTCCCGGTGAAGACGGCGAACTCGGCATCCTCGAGCATCACGCCGCTCTCGTGACCGGCCTGAAGCCCGGCGAACTCCGCTACCAGAAGGCTGGCCAGACCGTTCATCTCGCCATCGGCTCCGGCTTCGCCGAAGTCACCGACACCAAGGTCGTCGTCCTGACCGACAACGCCCTCGGCGAAGCCGAGATCGACGAAGCGAAGGCCGAAGCCGCCATCCACCGCGCCGAGGAGGCCCTCAAGTCCCTCGACCACGCCGCGGATGCCGAGGAAGTCGCCCACCTTCAGGGAGTCATCGCGAAGAACCTCGCCCAGCTCAAGCTGAAGCGCCGCCACCATTCTTGA
- a CDS encoding PcfJ domain-containing protein gives MSTHREPRFWRVPGRLVVHLIDGLPWTVSHVRPNPLRQHCRQLARTFRVSNPIADRLRPRCRRLFEVVADRSGLLTAVHPSEFRSAVLIRMVWYSDAWCQPPEDWWPDTTTSPRVQWRSLLRHLFGPYPVPAFFESAWFVEGPLSCPERDWYCLASAGKSLRRAQGMPPSVSARALHLAMQAPADFTIRQALRWGQLRALGCRPRFRKLVLESGMASDFRNDAVWLKLMAKVAVTRSGQRDFGKVVDFLAEELRWTGSASGLKWVGLPWDELRTKARRFWRKALAQSQQQGVAWPRAELGNPLFRLRLSHCLRDRWEPMPEPPLFESGTQGRWRWEILQLTTQLELMMEGRAMKNCLATYGKLCREGRAAIFSFRLAEDWEPTTRWCVVDVDPSSRKVMQVRDRANHRLPWQSVPFLRDWARRHGLN, from the coding sequence ATGTCCACTCATCGCGAGCCGCGCTTCTGGCGCGTGCCCGGACGCCTCGTCGTCCACCTCATCGACGGTCTGCCATGGACCGTATCCCATGTCCGTCCCAACCCTCTCCGGCAGCACTGCCGCCAGCTGGCCCGCACCTTCCGGGTCTCCAATCCCATTGCGGATCGCCTCCGGCCGAGGTGCCGGAGGCTCTTCGAAGTGGTCGCGGACCGTAGCGGGCTGCTGACGGCCGTTCATCCATCGGAGTTCCGGTCGGCCGTCCTGATCCGGATGGTGTGGTATTCAGACGCCTGGTGCCAGCCACCGGAAGACTGGTGGCCGGACACCACCACTTCGCCGCGCGTTCAATGGCGGTCGTTGCTGCGTCATCTCTTCGGTCCCTATCCGGTGCCGGCGTTCTTCGAGTCCGCGTGGTTCGTCGAGGGACCGTTGTCGTGTCCCGAGCGGGATTGGTATTGTCTGGCCTCCGCGGGCAAGAGCCTGCGACGTGCCCAGGGAATGCCACCTTCCGTCAGTGCCCGGGCCCTGCACCTCGCCATGCAAGCCCCGGCCGATTTCACCATCCGTCAGGCCCTGCGCTGGGGGCAGCTACGGGCGCTCGGCTGCCGTCCGAGGTTCCGCAAGCTGGTGCTGGAGAGCGGGATGGCCTCCGATTTCAGGAACGATGCCGTTTGGCTGAAGTTGATGGCAAAGGTGGCCGTCACCCGGTCCGGACAGCGGGATTTCGGGAAAGTGGTGGATTTCCTCGCAGAAGAGCTCCGATGGACCGGATCGGCCAGTGGCTTGAAATGGGTCGGTCTACCTTGGGACGAACTGCGGACCAAGGCACGCCGCTTCTGGCGGAAAGCTTTGGCCCAATCCCAACAGCAGGGTGTGGCGTGGCCGCGGGCGGAGTTGGGAAACCCCTTGTTCCGTCTCCGGCTGAGTCATTGCTTGAGAGACCGCTGGGAGCCGATGCCGGAACCCCCTCTGTTCGAAAGCGGTACGCAGGGCCGCTGGCGGTGGGAGATCCTGCAACTGACCACCCAACTCGAGCTGATGATGGAGGGCCGCGCGATGAAGAACTGCTTGGCGACTTACGGAAAACTCTGCCGCGAGGGCCGGGCTGCGATCTTCAGCTTCCGATTGGCGGAGGATTGGGAACCGACTACCCGGTGGTGTGTGGTGGATGTGGATCCTTCAAGCCGCAAGGTGATGCAGGTCCGGGATCGTGCCAACCACCGGCTCCCATGGCAAAGCGTCCCCTTTCTCCGCGACTGGGCCCGTCGCCATGGCCTGAACTAA
- a CDS encoding MFS transporter, protein MEASRHETTLWQDLRTLPLEYWILFWGTLVNRFGNFVMPFMTLYLRHEREVGHGNYQEWMIGLVLSTYGAGSLVSGILGGYLSDRIGRRATMMWSCFGGAFFMLLLSQAQGLPALMGCVFMMALLTALYNPAASALIADLVPPALRVRAYSCQRLAVNTGFAAGMAAAGFMVRYSFSWLFIGDAVTTLVMGFAAWFGLRTRVSPPSDNHGWSHALRHMKTNPPFQLAVVSSFLVALVFTQISSSFGLQATSKAGLNDQAYGYLLALNGLLVVLFELPLTSFTRRFPPPRIMAAGYALVGIGLGLNAFGATVPVLVTSMVILTLGEIVSFPISNGYLAGLAPDDMRGRYQGVISMTWSGATLFGPSVGLAVYQRNPLMLWVATLVLSWVAAAFIWSTRSKAGNPASS, encoded by the coding sequence ATGGAAGCCTCACGTCACGAAACCACGCTCTGGCAGGACCTGCGGACCCTTCCGCTGGAGTACTGGATCCTGTTCTGGGGCACGCTGGTCAACCGCTTCGGCAATTTCGTGATGCCGTTCATGACCCTCTACCTGCGCCACGAGCGGGAGGTCGGCCATGGCAACTATCAGGAGTGGATGATCGGGCTGGTGCTGAGCACCTACGGCGCGGGCTCGCTGGTATCGGGAATCCTCGGTGGTTACCTCTCGGACCGGATCGGACGGCGGGCGACCATGATGTGGTCCTGCTTCGGCGGCGCGTTTTTCATGCTGCTGCTGTCCCAGGCGCAGGGGCTGCCCGCGCTGATGGGCTGCGTGTTCATGATGGCGCTGCTCACGGCGCTCTACAATCCGGCGGCCAGCGCCCTGATCGCCGATTTGGTGCCCCCGGCGCTGCGGGTGCGGGCGTATTCCTGTCAGCGGCTGGCGGTGAACACGGGCTTCGCCGCGGGGATGGCGGCGGCGGGGTTCATGGTGCGCTACTCGTTCTCCTGGCTCTTCATCGGGGATGCCGTCACCACGCTGGTGATGGGTTTCGCGGCGTGGTTCGGCCTCCGGACCCGGGTGTCGCCGCCCTCGGACAACCACGGCTGGAGCCACGCGCTCCGCCACATGAAGACGAATCCACCGTTCCAGCTCGCGGTGGTGTCCTCGTTCCTGGTGGCGCTGGTCTTCACCCAGATCAGCAGCAGCTTTGGCCTGCAGGCGACTTCGAAAGCGGGGCTCAATGATCAAGCCTACGGCTACCTGCTGGCCCTGAACGGCTTGCTGGTGGTGCTGTTCGAGCTGCCCTTGACCTCGTTCACCCGCCGCTTTCCCCCGCCGCGGATAATGGCGGCGGGATATGCCTTGGTGGGAATAGGGCTGGGCTTGAATGCTTTTGGGGCCACGGTGCCGGTTCTGGTCACCAGCATGGTGATCCTCACTCTCGGCGAAATCGTGTCGTTCCCGATCAGCAATGGCTATCTCGCCGGACTGGCACCGGATGACATGCGCGGCCGATATCAGGGGGTGATTTCCATGACATGGAGTGGAGCCACCTTGTTTGGTCCCTCGGTCGGACTCGCGGTCTATCAGCGCAACCCGTTGATGTTGTGGGTGGCGACTTTGGTCCTCTCTTGGGTGGCGGCGGCATTCATATGGTCCACCCGGAGCAAGGCGGGGAATCCTGCGTCTTCCTGA
- a CDS encoding sigma-70 family RNA polymerase sigma factor — protein MHEHGWKLFAHARQFCRFAHEAEDLVQSVVTELWNGGSLSNPPDFPLALACIRQRAIDLTRSETSRSRRESDWQWQSQAGEADPPVLPSDLEHDRQRVQTALDQLPLMFREVVSLKLWSDLTFEQIAGLLNISKNTAASRYRLALEKLRPLLSPTE, from the coding sequence GTGCACGAACATGGTTGGAAACTGTTCGCGCACGCCCGGCAGTTCTGCCGTTTCGCGCATGAGGCCGAGGACCTTGTGCAATCCGTTGTCACGGAGTTGTGGAACGGGGGCTCGCTCTCCAATCCGCCCGATTTCCCGCTCGCCCTGGCCTGCATCCGCCAGCGCGCCATCGACCTGACCCGGTCCGAGACCAGCCGCAGCCGCCGCGAGAGCGATTGGCAGTGGCAAAGCCAGGCCGGGGAGGCTGATCCGCCGGTGCTGCCCTCCGATCTGGAGCACGATCGCCAGCGGGTGCAGACCGCGCTCGATCAGCTTCCACTGATGTTCCGGGAGGTCGTCAGCTTGAAGCTCTGGTCGGATCTGACGTTCGAGCAGATCGCCGGTCTGCTGAACATTTCGAAGAACACGGCGGCGTCCCGCTACCGCCTGGCCTTGGAAAAACTGCGTCCACTCCTCAGTCCCACCGAATGA
- the vsr gene encoding DNA mismatch endonuclease Vsr — MADVWSAEKRSEVMARIRGRDTKPERVVRALLHRHGYRFTVNGPLNRSLPGRPDLVLPRYRTVVFVHGCFWHGHEHCGDFRIPSSRTEWWTAKITGNKVRDVRNEAALRAMGWHVVTIWACAVKTRAAREWLEKRLGKLIG, encoded by the coding sequence ATGGCCGATGTTTGGTCCGCCGAGAAACGCTCCGAGGTCATGGCCCGCATCCGCGGCCGTGACACCAAGCCGGAGCGAGTGGTGCGCGCGCTGCTGCACCGCCACGGCTACCGCTTCACGGTGAATGGCCCGCTGAATCGGTCCCTACCCGGGCGGCCGGACCTGGTGCTGCCGCGCTACCGCACCGTGGTCTTCGTCCACGGCTGCTTCTGGCACGGCCATGAGCACTGCGGGGACTTCCGCATCCCCTCCAGCCGCACCGAGTGGTGGACGGCGAAGATTACGGGCAACAAGGTCCGCGATGTCCGCAACGAGGCTGCCTTGCGCGCCATGGGCTGGCACGTCGTCACCATCTGGGCCTGCGCGGTGAAGACCCGCGCGGCCCGGGAGTGGCTGGAGAAACGGCTGGGGAAGCTGATCGGGTGA
- a CDS encoding 6-phosphofructokinase — MAEGLAIMTSGGDAAGMNPAIKCAVEYAAAKGYKPFLVYDGLRGLIDDRIVEANRELVSGILHRGGTILRSSRSQRFFDIEYRRQAYENLKRRGISKLIVIGGDGSFRALNQFYADFGVPFAGIPATIDNDIAGTDYCLGVDTALNMIRQSVDSIRDTASSFSRAFVIEVMGRHCGYLALTSALSCGAEICLVPELEYDLNAIGARLKHEINHEGRGYIIAIVAEGVKMSDYLTRWIKDSLDMDARLTVLGHVQRGGSPTVQDRIMAYKFAVGAVEALHAGETNAIMVYRDGTYGHLPIHTVVDSKYKIDPALIRLGAPLGR, encoded by the coding sequence ATGGCTGAAGGACTTGCTATCATGACCTCGGGCGGTGATGCCGCCGGGATGAACCCCGCGATCAAATGCGCGGTCGAATATGCGGCGGCGAAGGGCTACAAGCCCTTCCTTGTCTACGACGGCCTCCGTGGCCTGATCGACGACCGGATCGTGGAAGCCAACCGCGAGCTCGTCTCCGGCATCCTCCACCGCGGCGGCACCATCCTGCGTTCCTCCCGCTCGCAGCGGTTCTTCGACATCGAATACCGCCGCCAAGCCTACGAAAACCTGAAGCGCCGCGGCATCAGCAAGCTCATCGTCATCGGCGGCGACGGATCTTTCCGTGCCCTCAACCAGTTCTACGCGGACTTCGGCGTGCCCTTCGCCGGCATCCCGGCCACGATCGACAACGACATCGCCGGCACCGACTACTGCCTCGGCGTGGACACGGCGCTGAACATGATCCGCCAGTCCGTCGACTCGATCCGCGACACCGCCAGCTCGTTCTCCCGCGCCTTCGTGATCGAGGTGATGGGCCGCCACTGCGGCTACCTCGCCCTCACCAGCGCCCTGTCCTGCGGCGCGGAGATTTGCCTCGTCCCGGAGCTGGAATACGACCTCAACGCCATCGGCGCCCGCCTCAAGCACGAGATCAACCACGAAGGCCGTGGCTACATCATCGCCATCGTCGCCGAGGGCGTGAAGATGTCCGACTACCTGACCCGCTGGATCAAGGACTCGCTCGACATGGACGCCCGCCTGACGGTGCTCGGCCATGTCCAGCGCGGCGGCTCGCCGACCGTCCAGGACCGCATCATGGCCTACAAGTTCGCGGTGGGCGCGGTGGAAGCCCTCCACGCCGGCGAAACCAACGCCATCATGGTCTACCGCGACGGCACCTACGGCCACCTGCCGATCCACACGGTGGTGGACTCGAAGTACAAGATCGACCCGGCCCTCATCCGCCTCGGCGCGCCGCTGGGCCGCTGA
- a CDS encoding ADP-ribosylglycohydrolase family protein encodes MTVRDLVLPAFFGDALALGAHWIYDDAEIAEAFPDGIRDYEDPRSDYHPGKQAGDFTHYGDQTLVLLESLDRHRGFDAAAWRKDWLTYWRGKPNSYLDGATRRTLENSAAGLDRPSESHDLGGAARAAALFALNFSNDDEAVAAARAQTHLTHGDPRVPAVAEFITLATRRVLEGASFAHAFESAATEGMPDLAAAHEAAQGSDEDLTNLGLSCDVAKAFPLMVALALKHESDPVAALRENARLGGDSAARGIPLGLLMGAKHGLAAFPSVWSGKLTKFDRISSVLDRLALLPA; translated from the coding sequence ATGACAGTCCGCGACCTCGTCCTACCCGCCTTTTTTGGCGACGCCTTGGCCCTAGGAGCCCACTGGATCTACGATGACGCCGAGATCGCGGAAGCCTTCCCGGATGGCATCCGTGACTACGAGGATCCGCGCAGCGACTACCATCCCGGCAAGCAGGCCGGCGACTTCACCCATTACGGCGACCAGACGCTGGTGCTGCTGGAATCACTCGATCGCCACCGTGGCTTCGATGCCGCGGCCTGGCGCAAGGACTGGCTGACCTACTGGCGCGGCAAGCCGAACTCGTACCTCGACGGCGCGACCCGCCGCACGCTGGAGAACTCCGCCGCCGGGCTGGACCGGCCCTCGGAGAGCCACGACCTCGGCGGAGCCGCGCGCGCGGCCGCCCTGTTTGCCCTGAACTTTTCCAACGATGACGAGGCGGTGGCCGCCGCCCGCGCGCAGACCCACCTCACCCACGGCGACCCGCGGGTCCCGGCCGTGGCGGAGTTCATCACCCTCGCCACCCGCCGGGTATTGGAGGGGGCTTCGTTCGCCCACGCCTTCGAGTCCGCCGCCACCGAGGGCATGCCCGATCTGGCCGCCGCCCATGAGGCCGCGCAGGGCTCGGACGAGGATCTCACCAATCTCGGCTTGAGCTGCGACGTGGCGAAGGCGTTTCCGCTGATGGTGGCCCTGGCCCTGAAGCACGAAAGCGACCCGGTGGCCGCCCTGCGTGAGAATGCCCGGCTCGGCGGCGACTCCGCGGCACGCGGGATTCCGCTGGGGCTGCTGATGGGCGCAAAGCATGGATTGGCTGCTTTTCCCTCCGTTTGGTCCGGGAAATTGACCAAGTTTGACCGGATCTCGTCGGTTTTGGACCGGCTGGCCCTGTTGCCTGCGTGA
- a CDS encoding beta-N-acetylhexosaminidase, with product MKHPLLASMMALSGLAAADSLPLIPQPVSVKPGEGAFDFTAATGIRYDRTLKAEADLFAADLQKLTGNAPKTASEEMRILLPSEIRLDVDAAADLPVGGYKLEITPKTVVVTGKDAAGAYYGTRTLLQLLPAANDPAWKDQAPEKLPAVSISDYPRFAWRGMMLDCGRHFFEVKDVKRFIDELAYHKLNVFHWHLTEDQGWRIEIKKYPKLTETGSWRESSPPYGNRNSDDGKRYGGFYTQEQVKDIVAYATARHITVVPEIEMPGHAAAAITAYPKLGNDDIPGYAPKVMTRWGVHPYTFAPTEDTFRFIDDVFTEVCALFPSKYIHIGGDEAPKDQWDKSPRVQELKKKENLKDGHDVQSYFVKRVEKILAKKGRKLIGWDEIREGGLSPEATVMSWRGEKGGIDSAKEGHDVVMAANSHLYFDHYQEPKEAALAKGGDKEAIGGFLPLSKVYSYDPVPKALTAAEGKHVLGVQAQLWAEYFHDFPKMEYMAFPRIAALAEIAWTPLERKNFEDFRGRLDGVLKHYDAAGLKHGDPDQPK from the coding sequence ATGAAACATCCGCTCCTTGCCTCGATGATGGCGCTATCCGGCCTCGCCGCCGCCGACAGCCTGCCGCTGATTCCCCAGCCCGTGTCCGTGAAACCGGGCGAAGGCGCCTTCGATTTCACCGCCGCCACCGGCATCCGCTACGACCGCACGCTGAAGGCCGAGGCCGACCTCTTCGCCGCCGACCTCCAGAAGCTCACCGGCAACGCGCCGAAGACCGCCAGCGAGGAAATGCGGATCCTCCTGCCCAGCGAAATCCGCCTGGACGTCGATGCCGCCGCGGATCTGCCCGTCGGCGGCTACAAGCTGGAGATCACGCCGAAGACGGTGGTCGTCACCGGCAAGGACGCCGCCGGGGCCTACTACGGTACCCGTACCCTGCTCCAGCTCCTGCCCGCCGCCAACGACCCGGCGTGGAAGGACCAGGCCCCGGAAAAACTCCCCGCCGTTTCCATCAGCGACTACCCGCGTTTCGCCTGGCGCGGCATGATGCTCGATTGCGGCCGCCACTTCTTCGAGGTGAAGGACGTGAAGCGCTTCATCGACGAACTGGCCTACCACAAGCTCAACGTCTTCCACTGGCACCTCACGGAGGACCAAGGCTGGCGCATCGAGATCAAGAAGTACCCGAAGCTCACGGAGACCGGCTCCTGGCGCGAGTCCTCCCCGCCCTATGGCAACCGCAATTCCGACGACGGCAAGCGCTACGGCGGCTTCTACACCCAGGAGCAGGTCAAGGACATCGTCGCCTACGCCACCGCCCGCCACATCACCGTGGTGCCGGAAATTGAAATGCCCGGCCACGCCGCGGCGGCCATCACCGCCTACCCGAAGCTGGGCAACGATGACATCCCGGGCTACGCGCCGAAGGTGATGACCCGCTGGGGCGTGCACCCCTACACCTTCGCGCCCACCGAGGACACCTTCCGCTTCATCGATGACGTCTTCACCGAGGTCTGCGCGCTGTTCCCCTCGAAGTACATCCACATCGGCGGCGACGAGGCCCCGAAGGACCAGTGGGACAAGTCCCCGCGGGTGCAGGAGCTGAAGAAGAAGGAGAACCTCAAGGACGGCCACGACGTGCAGAGCTACTTCGTGAAGCGCGTGGAGAAGATCCTGGCGAAGAAAGGCCGCAAGCTGATCGGCTGGGACGAGATCCGCGAGGGCGGCCTGTCCCCGGAAGCCACCGTGATGTCCTGGCGAGGCGAAAAGGGCGGCATCGATTCCGCCAAGGAAGGCCACGACGTGGTGATGGCCGCGAACTCGCACCTCTACTTCGACCACTACCAGGAGCCGAAGGAAGCCGCGCTGGCCAAGGGCGGCGACAAGGAAGCGATCGGCGGATTCCTGCCGCTCTCGAAGGTCTATTCCTATGACCCGGTGCCGAAGGCCCTGACCGCCGCGGAAGGCAAGCATGTCCTCGGCGTGCAGGCCCAATTGTGGGCCGAGTACTTCCACGATTTCCCGAAGATGGAGTACATGGCCTTCCCGCGCATCGCCGCGCTGGCCGAGATCGCGTGGACGCCGCTGGAGCGGAAGAACTTCGAGGACTTCCGCGGCCGTCTCGACGGCGTGCTGAAGCACTACGACGCCGCGGGCCTGAAACACGGCGATCCGGACCAACCGAAGTGA
- a CDS encoding endonuclease/exonuclease/phosphatase family protein — protein sequence MRVGWILPVMAVLLCGCGRRQTVRTPKAVPVREDGAIALRLVTFNLRYENEGDRGPRNWHERVIASVRSLTRMSPDVFAVQEALHGQVADLRASLPDYDFTGVGRDDGRREGEYTGIFYRADRFVKDTSDAGTFWLSDTPEIPGSKTWGNEIPRIACWTRLTDRATDRSFYVFATHWDHRNQPSRERAARLIAQRIDSRRHADEPVVLLGDFNAVEGNPAVTYLLGQGGWKNGLVDAFDSRHRGEGNRTTLHFWEGKRAGTRNVDHILVSKGARVLDADIVVDPEPLPSDHFPVSARVEFPRP from the coding sequence ATGCGTGTCGGATGGATCCTCCCCGTGATGGCCGTGCTGCTCTGCGGCTGCGGCCGGCGGCAGACCGTCCGGACGCCCAAGGCGGTCCCGGTGCGGGAGGACGGTGCCATCGCGCTGCGCCTGGTCACCTTCAACCTGCGCTATGAGAACGAGGGCGACCGCGGCCCGCGCAATTGGCACGAGCGGGTGATCGCCTCCGTCCGCAGTCTCACCCGGATGTCGCCGGACGTTTTCGCGGTCCAGGAGGCGCTCCACGGCCAGGTGGCGGACCTGCGGGCCTCGCTGCCGGACTACGATTTCACCGGCGTCGGCCGCGACGATGGCCGGCGGGAAGGGGAATACACCGGCATCTTCTACCGCGCCGACCGTTTCGTGAAGGACACCTCGGACGCCGGGACCTTCTGGTTGTCCGACACCCCGGAGATCCCCGGTTCGAAAACCTGGGGCAACGAGATCCCGCGTATCGCCTGCTGGACCCGGCTCACCGACCGCGCCACCGACCGCTCCTTCTACGTCTTCGCCACCCACTGGGACCACCGCAACCAGCCGTCCCGCGAGCGCGCCGCGCGCCTGATCGCCCAGCGCATCGACTCCCGCCGCCACGCCGACGAGCCGGTGGTGCTGCTCGGCGATTTCAACGCGGTGGAGGGCAACCCTGCCGTGACCTACCTGCTCGGCCAGGGCGGTTGGAAAAACGGCCTCGTCGATGCCTTCGACAGCCGCCACCGCGGCGAGGGCAACCGCACCACGCTCCACTTCTGGGAGGGCAAGCGCGCGGGCACCCGCAACGTCGACCACATCCTGGTGTCGAAGGGCGCGCGGGTGCTGGACGCGGACATCGTGGTCGATCCCGAGCCGCTGCCCTCGGACCACTTCCCGGTGTCCGCGCGGGTCGAGTTCCCGCGGCCGTGA